The following nucleotide sequence is from Scleropages formosus chromosome 4, fSclFor1.1, whole genome shotgun sequence.
ACGCAAAGGGAACGCGTTGAGCTCGTTGAGGACACGCCAGAAGAAAGGTCTCCGGCCATCCAGAAGCTGGGCCACAAGCCGGTGAAGGGCAGCGCGCCTTTTCCAACCAAGAGAGACACCAATATTTGTTCCCCGAGGACGGCAACCAAAAAGCCCTTTCCCAAAAAACACGTCTTTCGGAAACAGtggagcacaaaacagaacGCGGTAAAGTAGTGTTTCGATGTGTCCTGGACGCAGAGTAAAGTGCTCTTGGTAACACTGAAGGGATTCCCTCTTCTCTGTGTGAAAACTGGCAGAAACATACAATCATAAGCTGTGTttcctttgcagtgatttttgttttacatttctgatCGATTGGTAATGTGgcaatagggggtgtggtggcgtagtgggttggaccaggtcctgctctccagcgggtctggggttcaagtctcgcttggggtgccttgcgacagactggcgtcccgtcctgggtgtgtcccctccccctccggccttacgccctgtgtcaccgggtaggctccggttccccgcgaccccgtatgggacaagcggtttggaaaatgtgtgtgtgtgcgtgccgtAATGTTGCAGTGACTATACCACATATTATTCTGAACAAACACCTCTACCGCTACTTCTTACACCAATTCACTCTTTATGACATCAGCCCAGCAAGGATCTCCAGACAAGAGAAGGAATTGTACAAGTGAATAATGGTCAAGAGCATCAGACTCTACACTCTGCTGAGAGTGTGTTGAACAATGACTCAATACCTGGTGTGTGTAACAAAGCCCAAACAGGAGTGTATGACCTAAAGAGGAGTAGCAGTTTGAAggccaagacacacacacacacacacacacacacacacacacacagagtctgaaacctcttgtcccatacagggtcgcagggaactggagcctaacccggcaacacagggcacaaggctggagggggaggggacacacccgggacgggacgtcagtccatcgcaaggcaccccaagcgggactcgaaccccagacccaccggagagcaggacctggtcaaacccactgcgccactgcgtcccccGAAGGCCAAGACATGttgcacaattaaaaaaagagaagggaaaGTTTTACAACATTCTCCCTCCATCTCGCGGTAGACCTTACTCCTGCTCAACACCATGGCACAGACCTTAGGGCCACAAGGTGGCGAGCAGCGTGACGACACTTGGAGCGACACCCGGCCTCACGCTGACTCGGGACACAGCCGCAATTCTTCCAGGATGAGCTGCATTGCGTTGGTGTGGAACTCGAGCTATTcaggcgaggggggggggggggtgatgatAGATGGGGGCTTTAAAGTTAAAGTGGAATATTAGACCATCTTTGAGTTTATTTCCCCTTGTGGAGCACAATTCACTGTCGTCGTTACTGCCGTTTTCCCACAGGACTCCGTGGCCCTTTAAAgtgtcactttagagaagacacacacacagggctgaGTTGAGTCACAGCACTGTCACACActaacacatttacatgtcaTTTACACTTAAACAAGAGCCCGTCCCAGCTGACGTgtggggcagaggtggagggcGCTGAGCTCGTCCTGCGCCTCCCTGCAGACGCATCGTGACACCCAGCAGGAGCCTGAGCTCAACACCTCTGCAGTGCAGGCAGACGCTGAGCTAAACTGTTACACAGGCCatgggagacacacacagacacacacacgctcacggCAGGTTTTGGCACCGATCGGCCGAGACAATACCCGGGTCCCAGCGGAGGAGGCCAGTAAAACACGGGTTTGAAAGCCAGTCCGACGCTCGCCGGCATTAGGGAGCCGACCTCATGCCTCCCCAAAGTGGCGCACTTGGAACGAAACGTAACGAAACGTAACGGCCACCCCAGTCCATCCCTTTGTCCCCTACACCAGAACCCTGTCTGCAGGCACATGCAGTGCGGTACATCCGTGCGGTGCGGTGTACATCGTCACCTAGTGGCGGACGGAAGTCACCGCGGCACCCTTGACAGCCTGCACGTGAAGAAAAAGTGTTCGGGGGGAAAACAGAACTCGGTGCAGCTCCTCCAGACCGGGACGGCGACAGGCAACACAGAACATCAGAACATGTGCATCTTGGCCAGTTGTGCTGAAGGAACAGCGCTTGTGGCTCTACTGCCACTAAGAGACAGGAAACACTGATCCAAGTGTGTGTCGCACAGTTCGTTGTGGGCGTGAGCGAGGTAAACGGAGGATGTGTGTGGTTCGGTGACCCGAGGCCCACAAATGGAATGAGGCTGCAGGGCGAGAAACATTTTTGGCAGTGCAGTGAAGAAGTAAACATTCCACTTTCACACCTTGCCTTGTCAAACAACAGACGCGCAGCAAAATGAGGAAGCGCGGCCCACGGATCGCTGCCCCTTTACCCTCACTATTACTATGATTACTGGACCAGTACGGTGGCGACGCTGCTCTGAGGTCAAAGCAGCATTAGTGGCACTTtcgcttttattttactgaaaatgcacaaacatgTAACTTGGTGCTTTGCGGAGATCGAAAGGGAACTCGGCCACTGCAGTAAAAGACGAGTGTGCGCGTGTCCCTTCGTGGCGTTTAGCGCGCAAACCACTCAGATACGCTGCCCCCCCAAAAACACTCGATAAAATTTTTCTTCACGAGGCTGAAGTTCctctttttgtggttttgtcGCCGTATCCATTTTACTCTCATTTCTCTGTTCTTCCTGATAGCGCAGCTGGAAAGAGGAAGTGTCCTTTGTCGAAAATGCACCGCACACCTGTGTGTAGTTAAGGCCCGATACACACAGTAGTGGGAGCGACGCGTGGCGAAGGGGAAAAGCAGCTTGCACCATCaagggtttttttcccctcctttcatCGCAGTAACTGACAGCACACGTTACGTTACGATGACTTTCGCTCTGCTGCCGTACTCTGCCTCGCTCACGCTTTAGCCAATTTCACCGTTTTTCTCACCTTTATTGTATCTTACGTGTACAAGTGGAACTAGAACCTCAGAGAACATCCACGCACAAATGAGCACAACACACTCCTCCGATATCATGCCACAAGCCTCCCGCTTCTTCTCACACGCAACTCAATGGCAATGGAAGACCCCAGAAGGGCAGTGCGCTGCACCACAATTACACCCGTAGCTCTTTTGACCCCCGGCGGACTGTCGGCATCACTGTCAACCGTAAAGTGGAGTGAAGTGCAGCCATCGCAGTCGCCCTCTAGAGCGACTGACTTTTCCTACCGCTTCCATTCACACTTGTACTGCTTGCACTGCAGTGCcccttttgcattaaaaaaaaaaaaaaaatctacattctTCTTTACTCTTTCTGGCTACTGGTACTCTTACTAAATTGGTTTTGATCCTGTTGACGTCTGATGGAATGAGCATCATCGATCACATCATTTGATCCTGTCTTGAAATGAAATGCACTTCCCCACTGCAGCAAATTCGGACGCAATTCTAGCCAATGAATCACTTAATATTAGACATGATATCACTGTACAGTATTAGTTTTGCACGCTGTCTATTGTAGAACTTAAAGCAGCGTAAGCAATTTGCTGAAGGAGTCAGTACCGGGGACTCCGATCCAAAACAGCATCCTTGCAGTGAGGTTTTGTAGAATCACGGTCTCTCTGGAAATTGGCTCATCATTGTGGCTTTGGcaccttttcattttctgaaggCAGCCTGAATAAAATCCTCTTCTGTAGGCAGTTCAGTGTTTATGGCCTCCGGAATTccaatactgtacatttacatgtgtgcaTGCAGTTTTCGTGTAGTTATGTTGTTGTTTTGAGAATTATTTATGAAGAGGTATTTTTCAGACTCTTGCAGGCTTGACCGATGACAACTTAATGTTGTCCCTTCAGAAGAAAGAAGCCCCcttttttacagaaacaacaTCTATCAGCCATTGCAGTCTGCCTTTGGAATATCCCAATGTACTTATTGTGCACAAATCTTTAACTGCATTATCTGCACTGCACATATTAACTGCACTGAACAGATTTATCTTCAAGAGCAAATTGTACTAATCTTACAGTTGGGACACCTCCTAGCACAGTgtttagaactgctgcctttggacccacaggttccaATCTCACCCCTGGCAGTAGTActctggagcaaggtacttaccctaacgtgctccagtaaaactacacagctgtacaaaatagcttaacactataagttggtTCGGAGTAAAGAGTCAAATAAATGACACCATTCAGCCAGACAACAACTGAGTCCAAATGAAGGACCTTCCTCAAAGCTGCTATAGCAGAGTCTGTCGTAGGATTTTACGAAGGCTACCACAACAGCACGTGCATTGCTCCCGTGGCTCTTAGTCTTCCTGTCTTTCACGATACACCTTAGACATAGAAACATAAGAATGAACACTTTCCTTTCAGGTCAGGGTTCCAAACCAACACCTGCTTCTTTCTCGCTGAAAACAGAACCAAGGTAAATGTTCTCATGGAAAAGTAAGGACTGGAAAATGAAGAGTGCCAGTTGTTTGCCAATGATTCACTTACCTGCTCAGGACATCCAGTTCTTGCTAGCTTGCAAAACCAAGACTGTGCTCCTTGTCTTTGCTTTTGACCTGCTGCTCACTTAAGTGTTAACCTTACATTTCCATGGCGACAGTACAGCATTCCCTGACAAGCTTGGATATGTTCTTGACTTTGAATTTTACATATTATCACTTTGTTTCTTCTTTAATCTTCCAgttcttcattttttatgttCAATGATAGAAGCACACACATCTAAATGTCATCTTCCCATGCTCTAAGATGAATAATTTGCACCCttgatttaataataaattacagaacTACTGAAATATGCTTTTACTTGTTGGAGTgtagttttgtatttttaaatgattagaGTGAAGTATGATTTACAGCTCACATTATAAAATTTGCCAAATTGTTCAGAGtgtattaaaatacagtactggGTAGTGATATTGAAGCCTGCCCACTGTGGGGGAAGTGGGGTGTAGGAATAAAGACCGCACACCTGTTCCTTTTCACTTAGCCCATTTAACCCCTCTCCCTGATGGTAAACGGGGAACCGACAACCCAGGACCCAAGAGCAAAGGCAAGACAAGAGGCCTGCGCTGCACCCCAACCAGTCACCACCCCCCCGTCACAAACCCCTTTTCCTGAGCACCCGCACAATAAAAACCACACGCCTGTTTGCACCTCCCGCCGAGCCTCCGAAGTGACTCCAGCCACTGTTATTGGACACAAAATGCTTGCTAATTTTCCATGTCGGTTTTAGGTGTGTTCCCACTCTGTTCCGTTCACCTCttacagtgctgctgctgcgaaGAAGAATTTACCCCTTTCCaaatttcccccctttttcagcttttaacaGTAATCTTGAGCAGATATATTTTAGTTGTAGCAGCATATGAATGGAGTGTgagagaaaaagtgacaccagtaTAATTTTTGTCACTCTTAtcactgaagaaaacaaaatacgCAACCAAAGACAATCAGTAGTTGCACCGACTGCAACTTGGAAGTTGTTAGTTTTCCATATTTCCACATaaggaaatgaacaaatttagGTTAGCAGCTATACGTGCTGACAGCCGATACCGTTTCTCCTGCAGCCGTTCAGCCGGGTCTCCCGTCCGTCGCTGCGGAGGAACGTCGGCCCACTCTTGCGCGTTTTCTACAACCCGCTTCCAGACGGGATGTGAACCCCGCCTGCAGCGAGCGTCGAGCTGAGCGccatcatttacccatttatgacCTTTGACATCTCAAAGCCCAGTTTATTCAAAGGATAAAACAAAGAGTTTTAGCGACACCTTGTACGTAGTTGAGAGAGGCATGAAAAAAGAGCTAAAAAAAAGGGCAGACAAAAACTCTACGTCTACGTCCTCCGCCGAGACCGGACCGCGAGGTCTTCCCCCTGCTGCTAGGCTAGCGCGGGCCCTGACGAACTTCGGGCAGCAGTCGCACCGGAACGTCCACCGTCCACAAACCCTTCTGGCCGCGGGCACGGAGAGGCTCCCTGAGCCAGCGCGGCGCCGACAGCCGGGTCAGGTACTTGCGCCCGAGGCCCGTCAGCAcggcctccttctccagctcccgGAGGTCCTCGTCCGGCACGTCGTCGGAGCAGAACCAGGTGTCGCCGACTTCCACCAGGCCTGAACCGGAGAGGAGCAGAGAGCGCGTCACCGTCAGCCTGGACTGGAGggttctttttatatttattatgaattTGCTTAcctcccaccaccaccaaccaAGTTCTTTCAACCACTCGCTCAATTTACTGATTCATTTCGAGTCCTGACAGCAACCTGCGTTTGACACTTTTACCTGCTACGACGCCGCGACCGAACTGGTCTCCCGCGCGCAGCAGCTCCTCCACGTCATTCGCGCTCATGCGCAGTGCGTCTGTGAGCACGCGCCGCCACTCGTGGCCCTCCCAGTCCTGGCGCGCGATGTGCACGGCCAGCGTGCAGTTGTTCAGCCCGGCCAGCAGGGGTCGCCAGCGCGTCTCTATGCGCTTGGCGCCGTTGAGCACGAGACCCGCGTACGGCTGCCGGAAGGAGAGGCAGTGCAGCCGCAGGGTCATGGCGGCAGCGGGGCGCGCCCCCTTTCTTCCTTTAATAAACGAAGGCTTGGCCGCGGAAAATGAATTCACTGGTGACTAAGACTCAGAGGCGTACTCCTTCCTTTCTTTAACAGAAACGCACACGGCGCGCTTTTTTACAAGCGTTAAAATATTCGCAATCGTACCGAACAGTACaataaatttataataaataaataaatacaatacagtgcagtgcagtgcaagCCTGGATCATCTTACCCTTCTAGTAAAATATCCCGAAAACGTGCCGTTTTTCACCTCCTAAAAATAATATGAAGCGCTGCAGCCCCGCCCGCGCGAATCAATGCGAAAACAAGCGGCTCTCGACGAGTCTCGGGCCGTAGGTAGTATAAGTAAATCTCGGAAAACGGACCCGGTCCCCAACATCAAACGCGACACTTCCCTTTACTTCGCTACGCAACTTAATTAACGTGTCCGAGAGCCGCAGAAACCCCCCTTCGATGTAGCTGGAGCAGCTTGGGCGACCGAAGGCGTCCCTCCAACGCGCGCCACTGCGAGCTCATCGCCCCCGTGCGGCGCGCCGAGGAATCGCTCCTATTCACGTCTCCGCAACGCAGGGACACTAAAAGACAGGGAACCATATCTTCCAAAATCCTTTAGAAtaattatgcacacacacacacacacacacacacatcttcagagccgcttgtcccatacggggtcacggggaaccggagcctaacccggcaactcagggcgtagggctggagggggaggggacacacccaggacgggacgccagtccgtcgcaaggcaccccaagcgggactcgaaccccagacccaccggagagcaggactgaggtccaacccactgcgccaccgcaccccctaataatTATGCAGGtcaattgtatttatttagcagacacttttctccaaatcgacttcccaTCAACTCTTATGTCGTGTTACTAGGCCACACTCCTTCTTCACCGcggtgacgtacactgctagatacactgcttacgctgggtcactcatccatacatga
It contains:
- the LOC108934268 gene encoding protein CXorf40A — encoded protein: MTLRLHCLSFRQPYAGLVLNGAKRIETRWRPLLAGLNNCTLAVHIARQDWEGHEWRRVLTDALRMSANDVEELLRAGDQFGRGVVAGLVEVGDTWFCSDDVPDEDLRELEKEAVLTGLGRKYLTRLSAPRWLREPLRARGQKGLWTVDVPVRLLPEVRQGPR